Genomic DNA from Penaeus monodon isolate SGIC_2016 chromosome 4, NSTDA_Pmon_1, whole genome shotgun sequence:
TTGGtttagtataagaaaaaaaaagaaaaggtactgCTGTTAGGAACTGTGTGTGAAGTGAACTGGTCATCAGACTTGATACATTAAAAAATCTTCAACTTTCAGTTTTTCTACTGTCATCATTTTAATTGCTTACTTATCctgactttttattatatatttgttttcataagATCACATTACATTTGTAGTACAGTTCATGAGCTAGGCTGGCATGTGCAAATTCAAAGAATTGTATTTGTATAAAAGTTACCCTGTATTTGAGGTAGCATATTCCTTATATTCTGAAGAACTTAGTTTAGAATTGTGTTGTtaatagttttctttttattattatttcagatgGTTAGGAACATGtaacttttttgtgtgtaaacaGTTAAGAAAATATTTTGTGTACTGATATTCAATGTCTCTGATTTAGTTCAGTGCAGAAAACGCATGCTCTTATTGATATTGCTTTTACTGATTAGTGTACTATTTAAATTTGGAGGGATGAgtgaacaaaaaaggggggggaaaaaaagaggagaaaaagaaaaaagaaaaagggaaaaagagaaaggggaggggggggaaaaaaagagagagggggggggagagaggaggggggggaagaaggggaaaggggggaagagagagaaagaggggggggaaaaagagagagagaggggggaaagaagagaaaaaggggggaaaaaaaagaagagggggggggggggagagagagagagagaggggagagggggggagagagagaggagaggggggggggggagggagggagggaaaagaggggagagaaaagagaggggagaggagagagagagagaggagagagggggagagagagagagaagagagagagagagagagagaagggggggggggaggggaagaggagagagggggagagaagagagggggggggggggggggaggggggagagaggagaggggagggggggagagagagagagagagggggggaagggggggagagaggggggggggagggggcccagagaggagcgagagagaaaagagagagagaaaggggagagaagagaaggggagagagagagggggggagaaggagggggggggaagaagagaggggggggggagagaaaaaggggaagaagggggagagagaaaagaagagaagggggaagagagagagaaaaggggggagaggagaggagagagagaggagagagagaaaatgagaaaagaagagagagagagaaggagagaggggaaaaagagagagagaggagaggagagagagaatagaaaagaagaaaaggggagagaaaaaagggaagaggagagggggagaaaaaaaagaagagagagaaaaaagaaaaagaagagagagagagaggagagagagaggagaggggaaaaaaagagagagagagagaaaaaagagagagagagagagagggagggaagagagagagagagggggggggggagagagagagagggggggaagagaggagagagaggggggggagagaggagaagggggggagagaggggggggaagagagggggggggggagagaggggagagagaggagagaagagagagagagggagagagggagagagagagagagtgtgaggagagagagagggaggaagagagagagggggaggaaagagagagaggggggaaggagagaagaaaagaggaaaaggagagagagagagagagagagaagagaggaaaaggagagagagagagagagagagaggaggaggggaaaagagaatggggagagagagaggaagagaaaaaagagaaaaaaggagaggggggaggagagaaaaagaaggagaggagagaaggaggagagagagaaggagaagaagagaaggggggagagagaggggaagagagaagagagagaggagaaaaaaagaagagaaggagagagagagagaaaaaagaaaaagagagagaaaaaaagggaaaaggagagagaggggaaaaaaagagggagagagaaaaaaagagagagagagagaaaaagaaaaagagggagagagagagagagagagagagagagaaggagaggaggagagaggagaggaagagagagagagaaggggggagagagagagaggagagaggagagaagagagagagagagaggggaagagagagaggggggagagagagagaagggggagggagagagagagagagaaggagagagaagagagagagaaggaaagaggagagagaggagagagagagaagagagagagagaagagaggagaagaaagaaaaaggggaagaaaagggaaagaaaagggagagagagagagagagggggggagaaagagagagagagaggagagagggtgaggagaggggggaggagagggagagagagaaggggagagagaggggaaaaagagagggggaaggggaggggaaaaagagagagaggggaggggaaaagggggagagagagaggaaaaggagaggaagaaaaagaaggagagaggagagaagaagagagaaaaagggagaggagagaaggaagagaggagagagaggagagaagaaggagaggagagggagaagagagggagagaggagaggaaacgaaggagagaaaagaagagaggggaagaggagaaaaaagagagagagggaggggaggaagaagaggaagagagagagatgggaagaaaagagagagaggggagagaaaagaagagagagagagaggagagacagacagagagagagagagggagacagacagagagaggggaggggaaaaagagaaaaaaaaagagagaggggggaggacagacagagagagaggaggagggggacagacgagaggagagaggagagacagaaaaggggagaggagaggaggggacgggacagagagagagagagggagacagacagagagaaggagaggaagacagacaagagagagagaggagagacagacagagagaagagaggagagacgacgagaaaagagaggagagaaaacgagagagagaggggaaaggggaagaggagagagggagagaagaaggaggagaaaaagagagagagagagagaaagggagagagagagagaaaaagagagaggagggaaaagaagaagagagagagagagaagggaaagagagaaggagaaaagagagagaaaaaaaaggggggaaaggagagagagagaagagagagagggaaaggggagagagagggagagagaggagggggaaaagagaaaaaagggagagaagagaaagagaagagaatgagaagagagagagagagagaggaagagagagaggagagagaaggagagaaaaggggagagggagggagagagaaagaagagaaagaagaggagagaaaagagaggggggaagaaagagagagagagagagagaggagagaaggagagagagagagaagagagaaaaagggagagagagagagaaaaggggaagaagagaaaggagaggagaggagagaggagagagagggaaaaaaaaggagagagaggaaaggagagagagggggagaaggggggggagagagagagggagaagggagaagagggaaagggagagaggagagagggagaagggagagagagaggggggaaaagggagagaaaaggagagagaaaaaggagagaagggagaagagagagagagagagagagaggggagagagagagagagagagagagagagagagatagagaaaagagagagagagagagagaaatgagagagaaagagagagaaatgggagagagagagagagaaatgagagagagagagagagagagagagagagaaagatttcccATAGGTCATTAAACCATTCTTCtatgtatatgtagaatatacaAGAAATGTAAAAACTACAAAACTGTTAAGTAGTATATATTGGGTATGAATGTAAAATGGGACAATGTCTACaaattttgagggggaaaaatcAGTGAAAATTCTACATCAGTCTGTGGTTTGGCTCACAACAGGTATGAAGTTGATGACTTCATAGTGTCGCCCCCGTCCAATGAGGATGGGGGATTCTTTCACCTGCGTTATGGTCGAGCTCCAAGCCCCCGTCCCTCCACCTATGACCGTATCAACCAGGAGCTGGGCATGACAGTCGAGGTGTGTTTCTTCCTTAAgacaaaaatgaatatttaaatactattttgtttgtgtattcagTGTGATGCCCCTTTTCAAGTGTTACTTTTCAAAGAAGATATAGAAattgtagttatttttataaccattgtcattatatgttgttgtttttttgtgtgtgtatatgtatgtgtgtaatttttgGATGATCATTTGGTCTCTGTGATATAGCAGAATGCATCTAATTttataatgtacatttttttttttccccctttttttccttgatttgcttttttctttttgtttgtgtttagtaTATTTCAAAGGACaaaaaatggcatttttttttttctactaccaAATATTCTCTTAACCCATTTGTGACAGGATGCTTGTATATGTGCCCTGTCCACcctgattttatatatagattgctTTACAAGTTTATAGTCAGGAATGACACAATAGGCCTGCCTGATCTCACTGGTTTATCCTTGTCCTTTGATGTTCAGaaactttttgtttttagtattgtttgtaataatataatgatgataatgtcaaaggtgatcatgattatcattatgctaaTTATAGTAGTAGATATAACTTTTCTCCTGAAAATACAAGGAATGGGGTAAACAGGTAGGcctagtaactgactccttggtgactaagtgcTTGTGAAGCCAGCTCTGTTTAAACAAAGTTGACAAAGTAAAATGGCAGTTGATTGAGCATGTTGCCAGTGCCATTGGGTTAATGCTTCATCcaaaatatagatacacaaaaaacaaatgatCAGCAATACAAAAACTGAACTTTGCACAAAGTATGGCATGGGCAGGTAACCATATACTCATTAACCTGCTGCTGCTGGAGATGGCATGTGTATGCttgtcatgcccactgtgagtttggATTATTAATTGtcttcacacatagatggctccccAAATACTAAGTCACCAACAAGCCTAATTGCAAATACTACCTTTCTTGCATGTCTACCCTTATCCTTATATTTTGCTGTTTGTTatgtcaataacattatgatgattataatatctataataataataataacagaattgatattgatagcattagtagaaaaaaaatctgcaaactcaaggaaaagtgaaatcaggtgaggtcacaaggtcaaCTAATTGACTtttgtggctgagcacttgtggagccatccatGCGCAAAGACATTTCACAGAGCAGTAGTACAGTGAACACAACATTGTCCTTGCAATGTGGGGTTAACTGTGTTATTGTTACTTAGTATATGAATTAGTCCAGAAAGTAGAAGCTGGAGAAAACTATATTGTTGATATTGTAACCAATGGGTTGAGAATTAAGAGCAGGTGTATTAGTAAGTGTGTAAAACCATCAAAAATTTATCAAGTTAAAGGAATATTATGctcttccctttttctacttCAGTTCACTGTCAGTATTTCCTTAAGCTTTCTATAACTGCTTGTGCCTTGAAGCAGAACTTCTGTAATTATTTCTAAGGTCAATACACCTATTAGAGTAGAATTCTGCATACTAACTACGCTTGTAGACTATTCCACTGATAGTATGTATTGGGTTCTTGATAACTGAATGATTGTGGTTGTAGAACTCAACCCTTTTTCTACCTTTCCAATTCTTTTTATGGAAAGCAGTGATGTTGCTtgatttattagttttgtttgtatttctttgttatttgtccTTTTTCAAAATGATTTGTTTATTAATGTTATCCCCCTTGGTTTTGCAAACATCCTTATGGAGAAATCTACCAATTCAGGTCAAAGATGGTGACCCTGTGCTCAGCAGTGGCGGAAAGAGTGACAGCTTGACCAGCCCAACCACCACCTTGTCCATCAGTCCCCAAGGGCTTTCTGTGCAGGGCTCTCAAGAAGGGTCACCCAGCTCCCCCAGTGACAGAGAGCACAATATCAAGCCTCTCCTGGTTCTACCTTTTAAATTTGGAGGTGAGTGCCTTGCCCATTCCTAATGTTGATTCTGTTTGTGCCCATGAAACATGAGGAGGAAATGGCTTGAATACACACCCTTTAGAATTGCTTAAATGTTAATCATATAATGACAGTGGATAGGAAGCCAGTGTGAGATCCTGTGTAGAAATGGTATAATTGATATTCTTAACAAGAAATTACTAATATACATTGTGTACATATTGCAACAGGAACTCAGTGTCTTACTGTACAATTAGGTTATTATCACTAAGCCTTTCaaaattctcatcattattagcagtgaaatatatttcatacacagtTTATTGTACTTTTTATATTGATACTTTTTCTAGAAAATGGAATCTGAGCTTACAGTGTATGAAATATAACTTCTATCCATATCTTTCATTTGTCTCTTAGGTTCTTCAAACCCTAATGAGATTATAGTATGGTTGAGaatttaatgtaaataaaatacagaaaaaaaaatggagcacaGTAACATGTATACGAAGCTAGAATAAAGCAATCATATTAACAAAGGAGTTCTAGAATATGAAATTTGAAGTCAGGCTATGTGGCACTGCTTAATTTCAGGAAAGGAGATATTTTCACTTTCTCATTAGGAATGTTTTCAGGCAAATTCTGCCACCTAATAATGAAGTCAACCTGTCTCAGAGCTAgccttattaccatcatcatcatcatcattttttaatgcTTATGTTTAAGCTTAAGTCGTACAATATTCTCATTTTAGATAATTAAACCCTACTGGTCTTGCATCTAATAATGCAATAACTTAGTGATTATACTTCATGGTACTATATAATTATTGTCAAGCCTTATTATATTCATGCCTAAACTGCATCTTTCAACAGATTGCACTGCTGCCACAAGTGACAGCACAAGTGCAAACTCTGATAGCATTTCTGAGACATTGGAACCAACTTCATCCTCAAAGGACTTTCAGCCTGCTGATACAAATTTGATAGATGAGATTCAAGAAAGCCTAACAAAAGTTACTGTAGAAAACGTTTCAAGATTATTAGGAGATCAAAATGGTCAGAATGCTCAAGTTGGTTCAGAGAAACCAGAAAAGGAGCATGCAGTAACTCGGAAAATTTCCCGTGAAGCTAATCTCAAGTTGTCCTTGACTGAGAAGATCCAGGACTTTTCTGGAGCTTCACAACCAGCTTCATCTGTAGTTTCAACTCCTTTTGTCACTCCACTGACAACTCCACAGTCTTCACCCCGCTCCAAGAGAAAGATATCGGGAGTCATTGTAGACCAGAGCAACATGTCTTCCACTCAGAATTACTTTTTCACCAGACCATTTTCAGGATCACAAGACACAGGCTCAGCACTCTCACCTGAGGCCAATACTGTTTCTCTGTCTGCATCAGCATTACAAGGAGCCCAAAAGCTTGAAGATGGAGCTGCTCAAGCACTGAACATTGATACATCACAGATGGCAATTggtaaaaagagacagagacccaAAGCCTCAAAATTAAGGGAAATGAATTTCTGGGCCCCAACCTctatgtaaaaaggaaaaaatatgaagaacacTGTTCAATGAATATGCAAATGCTGATATCATTCGAAAGCCATTGGCTCTTGtagtaatatattgatattgtgGTTAATGTACCTGAGTGATTAGGAcatagttttttaattatttgacaagaaataaaagggggagtagatattatcttttattagattattgaaaATCTTTGTTGTTGAATTGTtatgtatatgatgattatatttacttatatgccAGTTttgtatcttaaaaaaaatattttttgtaacctGTCTTGACATTTGTGGCTTCACCTACTCAAGCTTATTGCTTCATATATCTCTGTAAGGGAATGAGGATTGAGTTGGAATGTTCAGTCTAGTTATTAATGTGTAACTTTAGTTTTATAGGCTGTATTTGACATTCATACAGACACTGATTTTGTAACTCCTTTTACGAAATTATTTGATTGTGCTATGTAGAGAATATAgttgtagttttctttttcttatggaCATGAAAGCAAAAATATTTGCTAAATTACAGCTGTTTATTTTTGTAAAgttttgttgcatttttcatTCTGAAcaaataatatgatttttaaacattttggaaatttttcttaGATGTTATAATACCTTCTGAAATGTGTGCATTATTAGCAGCATTATAGAAGTGAGTTCTGTTCAGTTATGATGTATGAAGCTgagaatatattttattcttcgaAGTTGAATAGTTAATGATTGGAAATGTCTTATGCTGTtccattattttgatatttattgatCTGTGAAAGTcagttactcactcactcactctccctccatccctccctccctccctccctccctctatccctctttcctccctctctccctccctccctctttctctctctctctctctctctctctctctctctctctctctctctctctctctctctccctctcctcttccctctccctctccctctcctctccctctccctctccctctccctctccctctccctctccctctccctctccctctccctctccctctctccctctctccctctctccctccttctgtccctccctccctccctctctctctccctccctctcattttcctgttctttgtttctgtctctctggcaaaatctccttttctcacttctctcttgtATGCGCTTGCTGTACACATTTCTAGAAGGTATCTGTTGATTGATAAATTT
This window encodes:
- the LOC119572198 gene encoding uncharacterized protein LOC119572198, translating into MAEAKPIDSAGAFGIPKWMMRKGTRYEVDDFIVSPPSNEDGGFFHLRYGRAPSPRPSTYDRINQELGMTVEVKDGDPVLSSGGKSDSLTSPTTTLSISPQGLSVQGSQEGSPSSPSDREHNIKPLLVLPFKFGDCTAATSDSTSANSDSISETLEPTSSSKDFQPADTNLIDEIQESLTKVTVENVSRLLGDQNGQNAQVGSEKPEKEHAVTRKISREANLKLSLTEKIQDFSGASQPASSVVSTPFVTPLTTPQSSPRSKRKISGVIVDQSNMSSTQNYFFTRPFSGSQDTGSALSPEANTVSLSASALQGAQKLEDGAAQALNIDTSQMAIGKKRQRPKASKLREMNFWAPTSM